The following proteins are co-located in the Microbulbifer sp. VAAF005 genome:
- the rdgC gene encoding recombination-associated protein RdgC codes for MWFKNLRIYRLTKEFSLDAEKLNELLEPHAFVPCGSQDSTRYGWVPPLGRHGSLLVHATNGYLMVCAKKQEKVIPAAVVNEKVEELAQAISEKEARQVGRKERQNLKDEILLEMRPKAFARSRLQYAYIAPQDGWVVVDASSASAAEELLENLREAISSLAVVPLSAKNLPQQTMTHWLSAPEAPLQFDFGHECELRDPKDSGSVIRCKNQDLCAEEIHNHLVAGLQVHKLGLTWRGGVEFLVDDQLSLKRIKFSDELLEKADSADAESAAQRFDADFAVMALEISALTKDLLSAFGGVNTESASVEELVAKASRQEAEALAKEVEEVVL; via the coding sequence ATGTGGTTTAAAAACCTCCGTATTTATCGTTTGACGAAAGAATTTTCCCTGGATGCTGAAAAATTGAACGAATTGCTGGAGCCTCATGCATTTGTTCCCTGTGGCAGTCAGGACAGCACTCGCTATGGCTGGGTGCCTCCACTAGGGCGCCACGGCAGCCTGTTGGTGCATGCAACTAATGGCTACCTAATGGTCTGTGCTAAGAAGCAAGAAAAAGTGATTCCTGCTGCGGTAGTCAATGAGAAAGTTGAAGAGCTGGCACAAGCTATTTCTGAAAAAGAAGCCAGGCAGGTAGGTCGCAAGGAGCGGCAAAACCTTAAAGACGAGATTCTCCTTGAAATGCGTCCCAAGGCATTCGCCCGGTCCCGTCTGCAATATGCCTATATTGCACCTCAGGATGGCTGGGTAGTGGTTGACGCCTCTTCTGCCTCCGCCGCCGAGGAACTGCTGGAGAACCTCCGCGAGGCTATCAGTAGCCTTGCCGTGGTACCACTCTCCGCCAAGAACCTGCCACAGCAAACGATGACCCACTGGCTCAGTGCCCCTGAAGCACCGCTTCAATTTGATTTTGGCCACGAATGCGAGTTGCGCGATCCCAAAGACAGCGGCAGTGTTATCCGCTGTAAAAACCAGGACCTCTGTGCCGAGGAAATTCACAATCACTTGGTGGCAGGACTACAAGTGCACAAGCTGGGGCTGACCTGGCGTGGGGGCGTTGAATTCCTGGTAGATGATCAGCTGTCCCTAAAGCGTATCAAATTCAGTGACGAGCTTCTGGAGAAAGCCGATAGTGCCGATGCAGAAAGTGCAGCCCAGCGGTTTGATGCAGATTTTGCGGTGATGGCTCTGGAGATCTCAGCCCTGACCAAAGACTTGCTCTCCGCCTTCGGTGGCGTCAACACCGAGTCAGCTAGCGTTGAGGAACTGGTGGCCAAAGCCAGCCGCCAAGAGGCGGAGGCTCTGGCCAAAGAGGTAGAAGAGGTCGTTCTTTAG
- a CDS encoding TonB-dependent receptor has protein sequence MMKPVKKKTLIAQAIYQSGHSYQITPWYSTILASLAIAVAPTISIAQENEETKRPGQAIEEVTVTAQKIEESIQDVPIAVSALSGDNMDDLKIERGEELLRAVPNANFSKSNFSTYNFSIRGIGTKAVSAASDPAVAVSFNNTPLIRNRLFEQEFFDVQRVEVLRGPQGTLYGRNATAGVVNMLPIMPEDEFSSEIKAEVGSYDSKRASGMFNMPLGETMALRLSGAMTKRDGFDYNTYTGNDVNDRDLYSTRAIFEWEPSESFSANLIWQHFEEDDKRSRTGKQLCTKDPGRTHIGDTELTGFTPVFFSQGCLPSSIYSEEAYSAPNAQGFASILATGLIFTSYGQVIDWYTDPYAGTTQSRDLRKIETSYDPVFRAENDLVQLNFEWGLSDSLTFYSQSTYAKDDYYSSQDYNRYVSDPIFNDGGDLEPTPGGIYTDPQLGPAEGLLAVDISRSDNKQWSQEFRLQTSFDGPWNFSVGTNYLDFKTQDDYFVFNNIFSMLAEYLYNSGYDENFLLYSQNCTDPEENIGSDCMYVDPNSIENIDEEGHNYFLSRNLVEVSSWALFGEAYWQINEDVKLTTGLRYTDDRKRSTPVPSQLLLGTYYDPETGEVSSGNLSGGLVHRGYPEGEQVTQNWSEYTGRAVLDWRTETPFTDETMLYVSFAHGYKGGGTNPPRAEVDPEIVQFQPLEDSFEPEFVNAIEFGSKNILFDGSLSLNANAFYYDYTDYQVSQIVDRISLNENFDAETMGVELELAWQLTEATRVDMNLGYLKTRIADGEESIDVMDRTQGNEDWVLVRPSIQVPSNCIAPVDLVETVMSAPNIFAIWSLCSGSARYGSFSPEIEVEDWLRHDLAYGVDPYNPLTDAPNGGRGFAADLSGNELPNAPRFTFNFGVEHTIPIENWDLTLRADYYRQSETYARVYNTEYDRLKAWGNLNASVSLSNPNSDLYMQLYVKNIFDDAPITDMFTNSDDSGLTTNVFTLEPRIVGFNISKGF, from the coding sequence ATGATGAAACCTGTCAAAAAGAAAACATTGATTGCACAAGCGATTTATCAATCTGGACATTCATACCAAATTACTCCTTGGTACAGTACTATTCTTGCCTCTCTGGCAATTGCAGTTGCTCCTACCATTTCCATTGCCCAGGAGAATGAAGAAACTAAACGTCCCGGCCAGGCAATTGAGGAAGTTACGGTTACCGCGCAGAAAATTGAAGAGAGTATTCAGGATGTACCAATTGCAGTATCTGCACTCAGTGGCGACAATATGGATGATCTTAAAATTGAGCGTGGAGAAGAGCTGCTTCGTGCCGTCCCCAATGCTAATTTTTCCAAGTCCAACTTCAGTACCTACAACTTCTCTATTCGCGGTATAGGCACTAAGGCGGTTTCTGCTGCTTCTGACCCGGCAGTTGCGGTGAGCTTTAATAATACGCCTTTAATTCGTAATCGATTATTTGAGCAAGAGTTTTTTGACGTCCAGCGTGTAGAAGTGTTGCGCGGCCCACAGGGGACGCTTTATGGTCGTAATGCTACTGCGGGTGTGGTTAACATGTTGCCAATTATGCCTGAGGACGAGTTTTCCTCTGAGATTAAGGCAGAGGTAGGCAGTTATGACTCCAAACGCGCCAGCGGTATGTTTAATATGCCTCTTGGTGAAACTATGGCGCTGCGCTTATCCGGAGCTATGACCAAACGCGATGGCTTTGATTACAACACTTATACCGGCAATGATGTTAATGACCGTGATTTGTATTCTACTCGTGCAATATTTGAGTGGGAGCCTAGTGAATCTTTTAGTGCCAATCTAATTTGGCAGCACTTTGAGGAGGATGATAAGCGCTCGCGTACGGGCAAGCAGCTTTGTACTAAAGATCCAGGCCGAACACATATTGGTGACACTGAACTAACAGGCTTTACGCCTGTGTTTTTTAGTCAGGGTTGTTTGCCGAGTTCGATTTATAGTGAGGAGGCTTACAGTGCACCCAATGCTCAAGGTTTTGCAAGTATTTTGGCCACAGGGTTAATTTTCACGAGCTATGGCCAGGTCATCGATTGGTATACTGATCCTTATGCAGGTACGACTCAGTCTCGAGATCTTCGCAAGATTGAGACTAGTTATGACCCGGTATTTCGTGCCGAGAATGACCTGGTGCAACTGAATTTTGAATGGGGCCTGTCGGATTCCCTCACATTTTACTCTCAGTCAACCTATGCGAAGGATGATTACTACTCCTCCCAAGATTATAACCGTTATGTATCAGATCCCATCTTTAATGATGGTGGCGACCTAGAGCCCACTCCTGGAGGAATTTATACCGACCCACAATTGGGGCCGGCAGAAGGATTGTTAGCGGTTGATATTAGTCGATCGGATAACAAGCAGTGGAGCCAGGAATTCCGGTTGCAGACATCCTTTGACGGTCCTTGGAATTTCTCGGTAGGCACAAACTATTTGGATTTCAAAACCCAGGATGACTATTTTGTATTTAATAACATATTCAGTATGTTAGCAGAGTATCTATACAATTCTGGGTACGATGAAAACTTCCTCTTATATTCACAAAACTGTACTGATCCGGAAGAAAATATTGGTTCGGATTGTATGTATGTTGATCCTAACTCAATAGAGAATATTGATGAGGAAGGGCACAACTATTTTCTGAGCCGAAATTTAGTAGAAGTTAGTTCCTGGGCATTGTTTGGTGAAGCATATTGGCAAATTAATGAGGATGTAAAACTCACTACCGGTCTTCGCTATACTGATGATCGAAAACGCTCTACGCCAGTTCCCAGTCAGTTACTACTGGGGACTTATTATGATCCAGAAACTGGCGAAGTTTCCTCTGGTAATCTCTCTGGAGGACTTGTACATCGTGGTTATCCAGAGGGTGAGCAAGTCACGCAAAACTGGAGTGAATACACTGGACGTGCAGTTCTGGATTGGCGTACGGAAACGCCTTTTACGGACGAAACAATGCTCTATGTATCTTTTGCCCATGGATACAAGGGAGGTGGTACTAACCCTCCTCGAGCTGAGGTTGATCCAGAAATAGTTCAATTTCAGCCATTAGAGGATTCATTTGAGCCTGAGTTTGTAAATGCGATTGAATTTGGTAGTAAGAACATTCTATTCGATGGCAGTTTATCGTTAAATGCTAATGCCTTTTACTACGACTATACCGACTACCAGGTCTCTCAAATTGTTGACAGAATTTCTCTCAATGAAAACTTTGACGCAGAGACGATGGGAGTTGAGCTGGAGCTAGCCTGGCAGCTTACAGAAGCAACTCGGGTAGATATGAATTTAGGATATCTTAAAACCCGAATTGCCGATGGAGAGGAGTCTATTGATGTAATGGATCGTACACAGGGCAATGAAGATTGGGTACTGGTACGCCCCAGTATTCAAGTCCCATCTAATTGTATTGCTCCTGTAGATTTAGTAGAAACAGTTATGAGTGCACCTAACATATTTGCTATCTGGTCACTCTGTTCTGGCTCCGCGCGGTATGGTTCATTTTCACCCGAGATTGAGGTCGAAGACTGGTTGAGACATGATTTGGCTTACGGGGTCGACCCTTATAACCCTCTAACTGATGCTCCAAATGGAGGTCGGGGTTTTGCTGCTGACTTAAGTGGCAATGAGCTACCCAATGCGCCACGCTTTACTTTTAATTTCGGTGTTGAGCATACGATACCTATTGAGAATTGGGATTTAACTCTGCGCGCAGATTACTATCGCCAATCAGAGACTTATGCTCGGGTTTATAATACTGAATATGACCGTTTGAAGGCTTGGGGTAATCTCAATGCTTCTGTCAGCTTAAGTAATCCGAATTCCGATCTATATATGCAGCTTTATGTAAAGAATATATTTGATGATGCGCCTATCACGGATATGTTTACCAATAGTGATGATTCGGGTCTTACAACTAATGTCTTTACTTTAGAACCACGGATCGTCGGCTTTAATATTAGTAAAGGGTTCTGA
- a CDS encoding sigma factor, protein MENSYQDDVAHWVGEYGLDLKRYFSSRVNLSDVDDLVQEVFIQLYVRIKKYGGKSKIQEYIFMLWQKIF, encoded by the coding sequence ATGGAAAATTCTTATCAGGATGATGTGGCTCACTGGGTAGGGGAATATGGATTAGATTTGAAGCGTTACTTTTCATCCAGGGTTAACCTGTCCGATGTTGATGATTTGGTACAAGAGGTTTTTATTCAGTTATATGTTCGAATCAAAAAGTATGGGGGGAAATCGAAAATCCAAGAATATATATTTATGCTATGGCAAAAAATCTTCTAA
- a CDS encoding alpha/beta hydrolase-fold protein has protein sequence MNKLYACLFFILCPALGLSSSVNTDTIPFQIPRSHSLELADPASKRIYPLFIKLPKSYMNAPHRRYPLVLITDGDSAFQTISGATQVPMEFGKLQEVILVGLSYSKGSSDQVSRIRDFTPTTDNNWKYLTGKATEHATFIHDVILPHLSNSYRLTGSGHTFIGHSLGGLLGTYMLLTRPTGFNNYILGSPSIWYDSENILSIKAAPSPIPRKVFVGVGSLETPVKSQTRNDMVGGAKKLHRKLIEEKGVEIESKLLIIPGANHGTSFPTTAIQGLDWLYKTNLQQGSSKPQ, from the coding sequence ATGAATAAACTCTATGCTTGTTTATTCTTTATTCTATGCCCTGCCCTAGGCCTGTCGAGCTCGGTCAACACGGATACCATCCCCTTCCAAATCCCCCGCAGCCATAGCCTGGAACTAGCGGACCCAGCCAGTAAAAGGATTTACCCCCTATTCATTAAACTGCCAAAAAGTTACATGAACGCCCCTCATCGTCGATATCCTTTGGTGTTGATAACAGATGGAGACTCGGCCTTTCAGACCATTTCTGGTGCAACCCAAGTGCCGATGGAATTTGGTAAGCTACAAGAAGTCATCCTGGTTGGACTGTCATACTCAAAAGGCTCAAGCGATCAAGTCAGCCGCATTCGAGATTTCACCCCCACTACAGACAACAACTGGAAGTATTTGACAGGCAAAGCAACTGAGCATGCAACTTTCATCCATGACGTCATTTTGCCCCACCTATCCAACTCTTATCGCCTAACTGGAAGTGGGCATACTTTTATAGGACATTCTCTAGGAGGCCTACTAGGTACTTATATGCTGCTTACCAGACCAACCGGTTTTAACAACTACATCCTCGGCAGCCCCTCTATATGGTACGACAGTGAGAACATTCTCAGCATCAAAGCCGCTCCCAGCCCTATTCCCCGGAAGGTGTTTGTTGGAGTAGGCTCCCTAGAAACTCCAGTAAAGAGTCAAACCCGCAACGATATGGTAGGGGGAGCAAAGAAACTTCACAGAAAGTTAATCGAAGAAAAAGGAGTTGAGATAGAAAGCAAGCTACTCATTATTCCCGGAGCAAATCATGGCACTTCATTTCCAACAACAGCTATTCAAGGATTGGACTGGCTATATAAAACAAACCTACAGCAAGGGAGTAGCAAGCCCCAATAA
- the gndA gene encoding NADP-dependent phosphogluconate dehydrogenase, with product MSDSQCDIGFIGAGVMGKNLILNLADNGYRVCAFDLDHNRLNALLEQDKKERGDLPARVEACNSYTELLAKVKAPHLIILSVPAGAPVDDVCSKLLDAGLKADDIVVDTGNSLWTDSVERAKRYEGKLIFFTTAVSGGEVGARFGPSLMPSGDRYAWSRIEPVWHAIAAKVDKASGQPIERFEPGNPVREGEPCAAYIGPIGSGHYVKMVHNGIEYADMQMICEAYHVMRTALGMAPEEIAEVFREWNRGPLNSYLINISAEVLSTLDSVTEQPLVDVILDRAGQKGTGLWTAMSSLEVGCPAPSIAEAVYARSLSTRKVLRTRAAKKLQGPELTPVAPEQREEVIAQLHDALYCAKICVYAQGFDLMKLAAREQGWQLNFSEIARIWRAGCIIRAVFLQSISDAYDRDSKLSNLLLDDFFTQQIADHQANWRQAVASATLNGIPVPALSSALNYYDAFRTESLPANLLQGQRDFFGAHTFARVDQPEQRKYHVQWTEPGRPMVEI from the coding sequence ATGTCTGATTCACAGTGCGATATTGGCTTTATCGGCGCCGGTGTGATGGGTAAGAACCTGATCCTGAACCTGGCCGACAATGGCTATAGGGTCTGTGCCTTTGATTTGGATCACAACCGGCTGAATGCGCTGCTGGAGCAGGACAAGAAAGAGCGTGGAGACCTGCCTGCGCGTGTTGAAGCCTGCAACTCTTACACAGAGCTGTTGGCGAAGGTTAAAGCCCCGCACTTGATTATTCTCTCGGTTCCGGCTGGAGCCCCCGTTGATGACGTATGCAGCAAGCTACTCGATGCGGGCTTGAAGGCTGACGACATCGTTGTTGATACTGGTAACAGCCTGTGGACCGACTCTGTAGAGCGGGCTAAACGGTATGAAGGCAAATTGATTTTCTTCACCACCGCAGTATCCGGTGGCGAAGTGGGTGCTCGTTTTGGGCCGTCCCTCATGCCCAGCGGCGACCGTTATGCCTGGAGTCGTATTGAGCCAGTTTGGCATGCTATCGCCGCCAAAGTGGATAAAGCCAGCGGCCAGCCGATTGAGCGCTTTGAGCCTGGCAACCCGGTTCGCGAAGGTGAGCCCTGTGCGGCTTATATCGGCCCGATAGGCTCAGGCCACTATGTGAAGATGGTGCATAACGGTATTGAATATGCCGATATGCAGATGATCTGTGAGGCCTACCATGTGATGCGCACGGCGCTGGGTATGGCCCCAGAGGAAATTGCAGAAGTATTCCGCGAGTGGAACCGAGGCCCGCTGAACAGCTATCTGATCAATATCAGTGCGGAAGTGCTCTCTACCTTGGACTCCGTGACAGAACAACCGCTGGTAGACGTTATCCTCGACCGAGCAGGGCAAAAAGGTACTGGTCTCTGGACAGCCATGAGCAGCCTGGAAGTGGGCTGTCCGGCCCCGAGTATTGCCGAAGCGGTTTACGCCCGTTCATTATCTACCCGGAAGGTATTGCGTACCCGCGCAGCGAAGAAACTGCAAGGGCCTGAGTTGACACCAGTGGCTCCAGAGCAACGGGAAGAAGTGATTGCACAGCTGCACGACGCTCTCTACTGCGCAAAGATCTGTGTTTACGCTCAGGGCTTCGATTTGATGAAGCTGGCTGCGCGGGAGCAGGGATGGCAGTTGAACTTCTCTGAAATTGCCAGAATTTGGCGTGCAGGTTGCATCATTCGAGCAGTGTTCCTGCAATCTATTAGCGATGCTTACGATCGAGATTCCAAGCTTTCCAACTTGCTACTGGATGATTTCTTCACCCAGCAGATTGCCGATCACCAGGCCAACTGGCGCCAAGCGGTGGCGAGCGCCACTCTGAATGGTATTCCGGTGCCGGCCCTGTCATCGGCGCTCAATTACTACGATGCCTTCCGCACCGAGTCGCTGCCGGCGAACCTGCTACAAGGACAGCGTGATTTCTTTGGAGCCCATACCTTTGCGCGTGTGGACCAACCTGAGCAGCGCAAGTACCACGTTCAGTGGACCGAACCTGGCCGCCCAATGGTTGAGATCTGA
- a CDS encoding sigma-70 family RNA polymerase sigma factor, with amino-acid sequence MCSNQKVWGEIENPRIYIYAMAKNLLISHGRHQKSRCGGLHDSIDYKVDIPYMISPERTVMGIQAYARVLEAILGLPPRAGAAFRFHRFEGMTYQAIAEQMGISKESVKELIQRALVKVRQVVEEIP; translated from the coding sequence ATATGTTCGAATCAAAAAGTATGGGGGGAAATCGAAAATCCAAGAATATATATTTATGCTATGGCAAAAAATCTTCTAATTAGTCATGGCAGGCATCAGAAGTCGCGGTGCGGTGGTCTTCATGATTCAATTGATTACAAGGTGGATATTCCTTATATGATCAGTCCTGAACGTACGGTAATGGGAATACAGGCCTATGCTCGTGTACTCGAAGCCATTTTGGGGTTGCCGCCAAGGGCTGGCGCAGCTTTTCGTTTTCACCGATTTGAGGGGATGACTTACCAGGCAATTGCTGAACAGATGGGGATTTCTAAGGAGTCGGTTAAAGAGCTAATACAGCGCGCATTGGTCAAGGTTAGGCAAGTGGTGGAAGAAATACCATGA
- a CDS encoding alkaline phosphatase family protein: MNRLTTAILALFLSTQSLAADNLVLVTIDGLRWQEVFSGYDPELLNHTKFTENKQDLINHFHGDSLTEKRQKLLPFIWQTVAKEGVLIGNRDKGSKAQVTNSWWFSYPGYNEILTGSADPKINSNDPTPNANTTFLEWLNSKSEYKGQIAAFGSWGVFSSILNRDRSGIYINAGLEAADWPKLSQRAGFLNDLQGQLPVFWENVRPDAFTYGFAKEYLISKKPKVMYIALGETDDFAHDEEYHQYIHSAHRSDMILAKLWQTLQSLDQYRDNTNLLITVDHGRGNTAESWPHHASGPALTQYFGKEDHPHKAGIPGSNEIWIAALGPDIKALGEVSRGEAVFQDQIAATALQLLGHKSEEFSQDSGKAIDSILK, translated from the coding sequence ATGAACAGATTGACTACAGCAATCCTGGCCCTGTTTCTTTCTACTCAATCCCTTGCCGCAGACAACCTCGTATTAGTTACTATCGACGGTTTGCGCTGGCAGGAAGTGTTCTCAGGTTATGACCCTGAACTTCTCAACCACACAAAGTTCACTGAAAATAAACAAGACCTTATCAATCACTTTCACGGCGATTCACTCACCGAAAAACGTCAAAAATTATTACCTTTTATCTGGCAAACAGTGGCTAAAGAAGGGGTTTTAATTGGCAATCGCGACAAGGGGTCTAAAGCACAAGTTACCAATAGCTGGTGGTTTTCCTATCCCGGTTACAATGAGATTTTAACCGGCTCCGCCGACCCCAAAATCAATAGTAACGACCCAACTCCCAATGCCAATACTACCTTTCTCGAGTGGCTAAACAGCAAATCTGAGTACAAAGGCCAAATCGCTGCATTCGGTAGCTGGGGGGTATTCTCCTCGATACTTAATCGTGATCGCAGTGGTATTTACATTAACGCGGGGCTGGAAGCTGCCGATTGGCCAAAATTGAGCCAAAGAGCAGGGTTTCTCAATGATTTGCAGGGGCAACTGCCGGTTTTCTGGGAAAACGTGCGGCCCGATGCATTTACCTATGGATTTGCAAAAGAGTACTTAATTAGCAAAAAGCCCAAGGTAATGTACATTGCCCTGGGTGAAACTGACGATTTTGCCCACGATGAGGAATATCACCAGTATATCCACTCCGCACATCGGAGCGACATGATACTCGCCAAACTCTGGCAGACACTGCAATCTCTTGATCAATACCGAGACAATACCAACCTACTCATTACCGTTGACCACGGGCGCGGCAACACCGCTGAATCCTGGCCCCACCACGCCAGTGGCCCGGCCCTGACCCAATACTTCGGTAAAGAAGACCACCCCCACAAAGCGGGAATACCTGGCTCCAATGAGATCTGGATTGCCGCGCTGGGCCCAGACATTAAGGCCTTGGGAGAAGTATCCAGGGGAGAAGCCGTTTTTCAGGATCAGATAGCCGCAACCGCACTACAACTGCTTGGCCATAAGTCAGAAGAGTTCTCGCAGGATAGTGGCAAAGCAATAGACAGTATTCTCAAATAA